A region from the Melospiza melodia melodia isolate bMelMel2 unplaced genomic scaffold, bMelMel2.pri scaffold_37, whole genome shotgun sequence genome encodes:
- the LOC134434477 gene encoding olfactory receptor 14I1-like yields the protein MSNSSSIRHFLLLALADMWQLQLLHFCLLLGISLAALLGNGLIISAVACGHHLHTPMFFFLLNLALSDLGFICTTVPKAMHNSLWDTRIISYTGCAAQLFFFLFFIAAEFSLLTIMCYDRYVSICKPLHYGTLLGSRACAHMAAAAWASALLNALMHTANTFSLPLCHGNALGQFFCEIPQILKLSCSHSSFLIEIGLIAVSACLGFGCFVFMVFSYVQIFRAVLRIPSEQGRHKAFSTCLPHLAVVSLSVSTGIFTYLKPPSISSPSLDLALSILYSVLPPALNPLIYSLRNQELKAAVWRLMNGWFMKH from the coding sequence atgtccaacagcagctccatcaggcacttcctcctgctggcattggcagacatgtggcagctgcagctcctgcacttctgcctcttgctgggcatctccctggctgccctcctgggcaacggcctcatcatcagcgccgtagcctgcggccaccacctgcacacgcccatgttcttcttcctgctcaacctggccctcagcgacctgggcttcatctgcaccactgtccccaaagccatgcacaattccctctgggacaccaggatcatctcctacacaggatgtgctgctcagctctttttctttctcttctttattgcagcagagttttccctcctgaccatcatgtgctacgaccgctacgtgtccatctgcaaacccctgcactacgggaccctcctgggcagcagagcttgtgcccacatggcagcagctgcctgggccagtgcccttctcaatgctctcatgcacacagccaatacattttcccttcccctctgccatggtaatgccctgggccagttcttctgtgaaatcccccagatcctcaagctctcctgctcacactccagctTCCTCATAGAGATTGGGCTCATTGCTGTAAGTGCCTGtttaggttttggctgttttgtgttcatggttttctcctatgtgcagatcttcagggctgtgctgaggatcccctctgagcagggacgtcacaaagccttttccacctgcctccctcacctggctgtggtctctctgtctgTCAGTACTGGCATATTTACCTACCTGAAACCcccttccatctcctccccatcactggatctggcactgtcaattctgtactcggtgctgcctccagccctgaaccccctcatctacagcctgaggaaccaggagctcaaggctgcagtgtggagactgatgaatgGATGGTTtatgaaacattaa